From Gossypium raimondii isolate GPD5lz chromosome 11, ASM2569854v1, whole genome shotgun sequence:
CCTGAAAATCCTTACTGTACCATGACAAAGTGTAGGTGTACAAAGCTCTAACCACACACAGAGTAAGCATCCaattcatttttcttgtaacataaatcatttttttgttttttcattttagttcttttttctCCTGGAAAAAAGATGGAGATTTTTTTGACAGTAGCCAATCATAGAAAAGAGATTGTATAGGGTGTTAGATTTTAGAAATGAGAAGAAATTAGAAGACAGGCATTCTTAGTGTAATTGTAATATAGCATCAAAATCTTGCTGTCCATTTTAAACAGCTTTGATATTCTTTCATTTGATTTGATTCCTCAATCACGAAAATATATCACGAAAATTGCTTGCTTGTTCTTTAGCCGTTCTCCATTTGCTGAAAGTTACCTTTTTAGAGGTGTTTTTACCAGCTTTTGGGTTTTGGCTTTATAATGAgtgaataagtaaaaataagataaattttaagtgtatttattagtaaaaagaaatgagatgagaaaaataagacaatatttttcatcttaatgtatgaaagaaaaaatggaGCTATGtaagttaatttaaaatgatgtatttttcaagacatttatttttatttatactaaaaattatatatttatttcttttcttttctttgtcaCTCCACTAAACAAAGTGAACAATCAAaacaattatcatttaaaaatgtGAAAGGATGATTGATTCTAATTATAACTGTTGATAtggtattaattttaaaaacaagttaaaagagaattaaatatatatatttcctttcCTACAACAAAAATGAATCATTGATCATATAATTGCTTCAATGAATTTATATTTGCAGTATTCTTatatttctctttctttgaATACTCAAGAAAAAGACTTTGATGATTCCAGAAATAGACTGTTTCTTCCAATCGGTTTTGAAAAAAGCTCTCCCaacatttattttcttcattcttcCATGATTTCAATCCTGTAAGAACATGTACCTTGTTGATCTATCAACCAACCAGTTTTGCAGCTTTTGAAGAACATAAAACTCACAATagtatcaacaacaacaaaaacgGAGTACAAATAAGCAATTAAAATCCCTTCTAAAGCCATTGGAAAACCAGTTAAACCACCAGCACCATCATAAGCTCTCACAACACGACAATGGAACAATGCTTCAATGGCTGCCAGGGCCAAGTTTACAACCACCGCCAACGTTAAACCAGTCAAAGTCCTCCCTCTCAACAAAACACAAGCTTTTAGAATCGCTAAAAAACCACTGTGTTCTTCCATTGCAGATGAAACCAAAGCTAAGTTGCAGATTATAAAGGCATTAGCAACGATGAATGAATAAAGAAGAAACCCTGAAACTAACACGAAAAGGATCCATTGTGAAGATGATGAGAACCCAAACCCTTCAAAGAGATTAAAAGCAAAGAACAGCAACGAAAAAGCTGTTGAATTTGCTGAGATAAGGAAAATGAAATTACAGACATGGGTGATAAGAAGAGGCTTGTAATAAAGAGATAAAACTGAAACCAAATCTGGTTTTTGTTggtttaaaagatgaaaaacatAAGATTTAGTGatgaggaagaaagaaaaagtgaaaggaaGAACAAAGATTGATGACGAAATGGTTTGGGAAAGCTTGGAAATGAGAAGTGTGAAGAGATATTGTGATGAAAGTGGGAACCCCATAGCTTGAGAAATAGCTTTCAACTGACTGTGAATTGATGGTAAAACATGGGAAGATGGGATAAAGAGTTGGGAGAGAAGAAGGTAAGATGAATAAGGGAAAGCAAGGATGGCAGCCATTGCTGTCAAGTGTTGATAGCTTTGAAAGAATGTGTAAATTGATGTTCTTAAGATGTTGCTTGTTTCCTTCTCCATTTTGAGTTGTGTATTTGTTTTTTGCCATTGTTCTCAGTTTTATCATATAATGTGTATACACACACCAaaggcttcaatctttttctcctctttttaagTTTTCGTGAAATTGGTGTGTTTTGGACTTTTTCTTTGGAAGGTAAAAAGTGTTTTTTCAATGAATAAGATTGGTTAACAAAAATTTCCAACAAACCATTTTACTATTTGTATTCTATCTCGAAACTCTGTCCGATACTTAaaagattttgaataaaaaaattaaattaaaaaataaattcagataaaaattatgttgaatAGGAATTGAGTTAAAggtttaatattcaaaatttcaatttgattcaacCCTAACAGTgctatttagaaaaattagttaaaaataatatatctagaaaaatgtttttgataaaatattatgtcGAATATTAGTCCAcctcaagttttattatttaaagtttgagaTCAATTTGACTCGGATTATATTCGAGTGtacaaaatgttattttttattttatatcttatgTAATTTTCATCACGTGTAAACTAAATAcactataatgtaaatattaaaaagtatatcaagtagtttatatttatttaataagaaaataatatatataatcaaaaatattaaataaaaataaaatattgttttaaaataaatttaaattacaaatattagtAAATTGGGATAAAAATTGAGACTAATCCCCAACTAATCAACATCtctacaattatataatttcatcTCCAAATCAACCCCTAAAagttattgattaaaatttgcATATATAATTGAGTAGGGCCAACGTGGTCAGTGACTGTTTCTTTGctttcaagaaaataaagaataataactcagaaaaaagaaagaaaaacttaaatgcCAAGATATTATGATACGAAAATGCATTAAgatatgtgaaaaataatatacacgaatttattaaaatatattatagtaattaactaagtaaattgaacatatataacTAATATGCACATTATagttgaaattattaataatagcatagaattttattaaataaaatttatttaaggttTATACTTTAAAGAATAGTTGCTTAAGTTGGAAGGAATAATATGCAATAAAGAATGATAGTTTCATAGCCATAGGTGAAAGGTcaaaatgatttattatgtgattttctaacttttttgttaataaataattatattaatcaatgaACTAATTAGCGGATAAAGACGAATTCAGGTTATTGTCCCTTcaccataattaattaattatttttaacaaaaatttaagtatttaagttaatataaattcacaaacataattattgatattgaaataaaataatcaagCTCATCGCCAAGCCTAATTGAGTAATTTAGCTTGAGCTTTAAAGATATCTCTATGATGCTCTATCATGTGTTCTCATATATGGATTGAATCCAATCCatcaattttaatctaaattatttCGTTTTTTAATCCATTTGTTCTCTATTCagttatatatttgtaattacacttgaaaataataattaatgttaactttttacttttcagaaaaaaatggCATTTactttgtattttaaaattaattaggtgaaatttcataattaactaatatcattaataattaattttcatcaaatcaaccttaAATCTAAAAAGAATACACTCATCcaattatattaacaaattaaacaaagttACAATTcacactaaatttattttattaataaaattatgaaaatttaccaATTAACTTCATTAAATCCaccctaaaatctaaaataaacactaaaatttaacattattatctTTGAACGCCAAAATGCAAACTTTTGTCATTATAATAGCAATCGCATTGTAAgggaaaaaaacataaaaaacacaactaccatattaaaaaaaatttcttactCAGTTACCAAATAATGATTAAACCTAAAGAGATAATAATCCCAATAAAGACATGTACAAAAGATTAGCAAAAatgctttaaataaaaatggtatTTCCCTACATAAATACAAAGTCCTATTGCCTTTTGTACAATTCTCAGGGCTTTAACAATGGCATGTCTCAAATCAAATGGTTAATATTCTACATATCTCTTCAACAAAGAACAACAGAGTggtaaaaactaaaactaaccccaaaaggtaaaaataagaaaaaggggaaaaaatgaTACAAGAACATCAGAAAATGCACATCAGCAGCATAAATCCCTATTACATCACAttcagtctttttttttttctttttcttttcagaaATCAGAGGACTTAAAGCAATTTCAAGCCAGAAATATCATCATACACAACATCGGTTTCGGCTTTGGTTTCATTCGAGTGctaattaactaaaacataaaatgggagaagcaaaaataaaaataaaaaaataaataaaaagcatGAGTTTCACTTCTACATGAATGCTGCTGGCAAAAGGAAAAACACCCATCTTACTGTCTCTCTCGAATTTTAGAATGCTGTGATCATTCTCCATACCCAAGACGCCGTCTTTTTACTGAACAGCTTCAAATCTCAAATACCCTTCAAGctataaatcaaataaatgagcaacatttgcagTTAGGAACCATGTTCTTAAGAGTATATCAGACTATATATAATAACAGTAATTGCCTTTGCACCAAAAGTAAACTTGAGAAATGCACGATAAAATAAGGTTTTGTAGTTGACACCAGAATAATAGTTGCTTCATTTTAACTGAATTAACAAATGTACGCAAGCATACAGCAAAAACCACACATATAAGCAAATCTGCAACTAAATCTCAGAAAAGATAAGTTGGGAATCTTACAGCCATAATATGCAATCAACAATGCATAAAAAGATGAGCAATAACCAATAATTACCTAATTATGTATTAAAACGACTAGGCACGGGCGTTAAATCTTGTAGGTTGGTAGAAACGCATGAAATACAAGAGAACTACAACAATAAGCATAGTAGAAATCAAAATTGGTGTGTAAAGATGCTAATAAAGAACATCATTACATAAATCTCAGCTAGCCTACAGCATCATTTTGAGATCTTCAACGATTAAGATACATGACTACAAGTACAGAACCGAATGAGCAATTTTGAACATCAACAATCCCACAAATTCAGAGATGAAACTTCAACGATTATTTTATGGTTACTGAACGTTCGGATAATATGATGAGGAAAACATGGTCAAGGAACTTACTTCTTCCGTGAAAAATTGAGACCATGCTCCATGCGAATAGGAGCAGTGAACAAATTCAGGCACTGTACGAAGAATGGTTATGAAATGATGACCACAGGACCACCAGCTGAGAGAGACATCAAAAGTGAATGATTGAACCTAAGGTTTCGGCAGTtactaattctttttttttattattttttaagaggAAGCTTCTGCTATAAGAGGCATCAAATAAGTCAGTCTGAGGTAAGTCGTCGCCTCTTCCCATAATCAGCATCTCTAGATCTTGAGCGATGCTCCTCCTCCTGTGATAATCGTGACTTACTGTGAATCCTTGATGACCGTCCCCTATCCCAATCATCATCATGCTCAGGCTCACGGTCCCTGTACCTATGATGATCTGCATATCTGTCTTTGTCTTCCCTATGTCGATCCCGATCCCTGTCTCGATCACGTTCCCTATCACGGTTGCGGTCACGATCTCGAGAGCGTTCCCTATCCCTGTCATGCTCCCTATCACGTTCTCGACCAATGTCTCTATCATCCTGGTGCCCTCTTTCTGGCCAATCATGACCATGGCCAGTATCCTTCTCCCCAGGCATGTCCCTATCATATCCTGGTTCTCTATCATCACGATACCTTCTTTCAGATGATCCAGACCACTCCTTTTCTGAAgctctatctttttctttcattggATTTTGCCAACCTCCTCTATCATGCGTAGCCTCACCATATTGATGGTCAGCTTCctccccaaaactagactctCCAGCTCTCCCACCACCATGCTCATCACCACCCCATCCTCCCATGCTGGGATCTGACCACATTCCCATATTAGGCCCATCTACACCACCTGTGGGCATCATTCCCATACCGTTCATGGGCATACCTCTTCCAAAAAATGCAGGGTTAACATGAGGGGCCACTCCAGGCAAACCAACTCCCCCAACAGGAGGGAACGAATTTAACATCCCAGAAAATGGAGGCGTTAGAGCACCGGGAAAGCCTCCATAACCACCCATTCTCCCCATGGCTCCACCAAAAGCAGGACCAAAACCTTGACCCATCATAGACTGTGGATGCAAGAGAGGAGGTGTTGCACCAATACCTTGTCCAAAACCATTTCCACCATTTCCCATAATACCTCTACCACCCATCCCACCAGGCCTGTTCCTCATAGGACCACCTGGAGCTCTATTTCCCATCCCCTGAGCATTGCCTCTTCCCAAATTCCCTCTCCCATAACCTCTATTATTATCTCCACCTTGATAATTCCCACCAGTTTGAATGTTATTGCCAACAGTCTTGCCTCCAGCGTCATTCGGGCCCCTCCTAGCTTGTGAAAGAGCAGACTGTGCCATCTGTTGGTTCCGATTTAATTGAGCTTCTCCCATTTTCTTAACAGTAAATGGTGATGCAAAGGCAACAACACAAGGCCTTCCATTAAAAATATGCCCATTCATTCCCTCCTTACACGCTGTGGCTGCAGCTGGATCGTAAAACTCAACCTGACAATATCCTTTCGACTTCCCACTTGCTTTCTCATCAAAAAACTTGACTTCTTTCACGGGCCCATACTTGCACAACTCTGACTCTAGTTCAGCATCTGTTGTCCACCAATGGAGATCTCCAACAAACAATATTGTCCCACTACCTCCGCCACCACTTCCACATCCACTTGCACCAACACCAGGACCAGGACCAAGACCAGGAACAGCACCTGCAACACCCACATTTCCACCACCATTCCCAATCATAGGACCACTGACACCACCACCATTCACATTCCCAGCCCCTACTCCTCCATGCCTCATTAAGCTCTCATTCTCAACACTCCCCATATTCCCTACACCATGTCCCTGTTGTGCCATACCACCTACACCAGATAAATTATTGTTGATATTATTCCTACTCTGCTCTGCAGCCATATCATTCAACTTAGATGATGCTCGCTCTAATTCAACCCTAAGCCCATTTCCACCACCATCGCTACCCGCACTAGGTCCCTTTACATCACAAATAGCACCACTTCTAAACCCTTGACTCTCATGAGAAACCCTAGAATCCCCTCTTCCAACACCATCCGCAACCCCAGGATTTGAAACACCAGGTTCAGGTGCAGCATCCATTGGTGCCCCACCAACTTTCTCAccaatatcattattattaacaaCATTATTTGCACTATTCTTAGTTTCCTCattcctaaaccctaaatcttcgTTTTTTCTTAAAGACTGAAGAAACCCTTCGCCAACATTAACATCATTATAAAGATCCTCataatcatcatcttcttcacctaAGAAACCCTCGTCAGCAACAGCTGAGATTGCTTCGTTTCTATGGAACTGATCCATCTGATCCCCTCCCTCTCCTTCATCCATCTTTTCCCCTAAAAATCtccaaaagaaatatataaagaatatatatttcttCTTGACCAATTTCAAAGCTTTGAACTTTCTTTTTCTGATTCCTAGAAAAAAATGTGAGAAagcctaaatttaacaaaattaaatgataaattaattaaaatgcaaagaACGAATTTAGGGATCTTACCAGGTTCGTTGAAGTGAGAGACCAAAGAGAGAGAGGAAGCGAAACCCTAATCTTGAAAGTTTGAGAAATTACATGGATTTCTTTTGTCTgggattttcatttttagtaacGGTAGAATGCTAACGTGCGCACTTGTGCATAgattttacatgtttttttttgggtaaactgCACAAATAATCACTCAACTgtaaaaagttttcattttagattttcattttaggcacctaaaataaaaaatttataatttaagcaCCCAATTATATAGTTTGATCATTTTAGTCTTAAAACCACTAACAACAAGTTGGCATCACAAAATTTAgcactcaacttttacatattatattaatttaatcataattttaaaaattaaccttcaaaatttacaaatagtttcaatttgatcttaattgtaacaaattcaaaaaatacataaaaaataaaataaaaataaattttatattaatattaaataaaataaaatccctaCCCCACCAGATCTCCCTGCTTGTCTTAATTCTAAAAGCTTTGTTAAGAGtatatttaatcttaaaatttttattatataatttgacataaataaataattaacttaatGTAACGTAAGAATgaatcatattaataattactACAAAATAATGAACCTAGCATTAAccattattcaattaaattatttttgtatgatAATGAAATTCCAAATGTTAAATGCATActatttagttatatatatatataaacaaaaagtGATTATTTAGTTAGAAGTACTTTGtacttcaaatatatatatatatatatactttgacttgttgaattttcatgtctttcaatatttttctaaactcattgtgataatttatttaaataatttgatgtGTTAAGCAAACAAATGAACTTATAAATATAATCACAAACCCAACACAGAAATTTAAATATAGGTATACTCATAAATAATACATGTCaactaattataattataatctaattagtacaaaatataattgaattgaaaaattagcataaatcaaaataaatttgaataaaattcatacattataaaatttaaattcaaaataaatttgagagAATACAAATAGAATTCATGAATTGTATTATTTGTTACATTGGTTCGAACTCTCAAACGGGTAAAAAAGGcaacatattttacatttttttaatataaccccgcatataaagttaaaaactacactattaatatatcaaatgattattcaatatattaaattttatgtattaaaacaattatataaaccAACTTAATTAAAGttggaatttatttattttcttaatatacctccacttattaattaaaaag
This genomic window contains:
- the LOC105802063 gene encoding uncharacterized protein LOC105802063, with translation MAAILAFPYSSYLLLSQLFIPSSHVLPSIHSQLKAISQAMGFPLSSQYLFTLLISKLSQTISSSIFVLPFTFSFFLITKSYVFHLLNQQKPDLVSVLSLYYKPLLITHVCNFIFLISANSTAFSLLFFAFNLFEGFGFSSSSQWILFVLVSGFLLYSFIVANAFIICNLALVSSAMEEHSGFLAILKACVLLRGRTLTGLTLAVVVNLALAAIEALFHCRVVRAYDGAGGLTGFPMALEGILIAYLYSVFVVVDTIVSFMFFKSCKTGWLIDQQGTCSYRIEIMEE
- the LOC105802061 gene encoding uncharacterized protein LOC105802061 — protein: MDEGEGGDQMDQFHRNEAISAVADEGFLGEEDDDYEDLYNDVNVGEGFLQSLRKNEDLGFRNEETKNSANNVVNNNDIGEKVGGAPMDAAPEPGVSNPGVADGVGRGDSRVSHESQGFRSGAICDVKGPSAGSDGGGNGLRVELERASSKLNDMAAEQSRNNINNNLSGVGGMAQQGHGVGNMGSVENESLMRHGGVGAGNVNGGGVSGPMIGNGGGNVGVAGAVPGLGPGPGVGASGCGSGGGGSGTILFVGDLHWWTTDAELESELCKYGPVKEVKFFDEKASGKSKGYCQVEFYDPAAATACKEGMNGHIFNGRPCVVAFASPFTVKKMGEAQLNRNQQMAQSALSQARRGPNDAGGKTVGNNIQTGGNYQGGDNNRGYGRGNLGRGNAQGMGNRAPGGPMRNRPGGMGGRGIMGNGGNGFGQGIGATPPLLHPQSMMGQGFGPAFGGAMGRMGGYGGFPGALTPPFSGMLNSFPPVGGVGLPGVAPHVNPAFFGRGMPMNGMGMMPTGGVDGPNMGMWSDPSMGGWGGDEHGGGRAGESSFGEEADHQYGEATHDRGGWQNPMKEKDRASEKEWSGSSERRYRDDREPGYDRDMPGEKDTGHGHDWPERGHQDDRDIGRERDREHDRDRERSRDRDRNRDRERDRDRDRDRHREDKDRYADHHRYRDREPEHDDDWDRGRSSRIHSKSRLSQEEEHRSRSRDADYGKRRRLTSD